Part of the Pedobacter roseus genome is shown below.
TCTTTTAAGAAATCTTTATTGATTGACCAAGATCCCCCTAAAGAGTAGAATGTCCCCCATCTAGACTGTGGTGAAAATCTAGAAGAACCGTCACGCCTTAAAGAGGCATCAAAAAAATACTTGTCTTTATAGCTATAGCTTGCTTTAGAGAAATATGATTCGATATGATCATTATCGGCCTGGCCTCCTGAACTATTTGCTGTTACGAAGTTGGCGAATTCTGTATTGCCCTGTAAAATCAAACCCGTTCTGCTTGCATTGAATGTACGATAATTGTAATCGTAATTTTCGTGTCCAACCAAGGCCGTAATGGCATGATCACCAAATGTTTTCTTATAATTTAAAATTTGATTGAAAGTATACGATCTGATTGTATTGGTATTTTGTGATTTATAACCGTTCTGGGTTACACCATCACCAACAATTGGATTCCAATAGGTACTACCATTGTTATTTCTCAAATCAACACTGAAGGTAGGCGTAAAGGTGAAATCTTTTAAAAATTTAACCTCAACATAAGTTCTCGCACTTACCTGATTCCTTCTAGTAAGGTACTCATTCAATAAAGTCTCATAAACTACGTGTCTGCCAGGAGAAGCTCCTTGAGGACGCGCAACCGCACCCGGGTGATTTCCATAATCATACCACTGTTCACCTGTTAAGCTATTCATAATGGGCTTACCAGTAGCATCAAAGGCATGAACAGGATAAATCGGTCCAATACCTCTAGTGAATGAAAATGCATTGATAAAACTTGAACCACTACCTGTAGCAGAATCATTTGCAGTATTTGCTGTTGTTGAAGATCCTGAAACATTTAAACCGGTTCTTAACCAAGATTTAACTTGCGTATTCACATTAATACGTGCATTAAAACGTTGGTAGTCTGACATAATATTAAAACCTTGATCATTTAAATACCCCATTGAAACAAAGAAATCTGATTTTTCTGTTTTTCCTGAGAAATTTAAATTTGCATCTGTTCTTTTCCCTTGCCTAGCCATAGCGTCATACCAATCAAAGTCATTATATAGTAATGACGCATTTGGATTAAGTTTACCATCGGTACCAACAACCTGGGCTCCCGGAACATTGAATGGATTATAAACCAAGTTGGTAAACACATCTGTCGAAGCCTTTAAAGACGCCGCCGACTCAGATAATGCTGGTGATGCATTATACATAAGGTTATTCTTAATACCTTGCCAAACCAAAGGATAATATTCCTGAGCATTTACACGCTCGTATTCTGGAATCCCCCTCTCTGAGAACCCCTGAACAATACTGGCATTAATAGAAGGTTGTAAAGATTTACCTCTTTTAGTGGTGATAATAATTACACCATTCGCACCTCTAGAACCATACAGGGCTGAAGACGATGCATCCTTTAATACTGAAATGCTTTCGATATCATTTTGGTTAATATCGCCAATACTTCCATCGTAAACAGACCCATCCAATACATAAAGGGGGGTATTCGAAGCAGAAAATGAGCCAAAACCACGAATTCTAATGGTCGCTGAACTTCCTGGCTGACCATTAGAAGCGCCAACGCTAATACCAGGAGCCGATCCTTGCAAGGCAGCCGTAATATTGGTTACTGTTCTGTTTTCTAAATCTTTAGAACTGATGGTAGAAACCGAACCGGTAATAGATTCTTTTTTCTGTGTACCGTAAGCTACAACCACTACATCTGCCAGACTTTTTGAATCGGGAGCTAATGCAACGTTCACCAGCTTAGAAGAAGGAGTGACGTCGATTGTTTTGCTTGTAAAGCCGATATAAGAATATTGGATTGCTGTAACAGAAGAATTAATCCTAATAGAGTATTTTCCATCTCCGCCAGTTGTGGCCACCGCTTGTGACCCGACCGCTTTAACACTTACACCTGGAAGAGGAATGTTATCCTCTGCAGATGTTACTGTTCCAGTAATTGTTCGCTCTTGAGCCATCGCTGTAATTGCAACAAACATCAATACGAACAAACTTTGTAAAAGTTTTTTCATGAAATTTAAGTTAGTTATTGAAATAGTTATTTGAAGCGTTAAATATAATGTAGATGTACAAGAGTTTAACAATAATTAACAAACGATCAATTATAATGACTTTATTTTGACAATAAAGCTGTATAATAAATAAGTCGAAATAAGCATTTTTCTACATTAATCTAGTTATTTGGCAATTTTTTAGGGCATTTTTAAAAAAATGATGAATAAAATGTGCAAAAATCTTTTTTTCTGACAATGCAGGCATTAAATAAAATCATGCCAAAAGATGCCGTTTAAAGAAATTTTTACAAAGCTTGAATTTCTAAAATACACGATTTAAACAAAATTAACTCAAACAAAAAAGAGGGTTGCGAAATCCGCAACCCTCTTTTTAAACTAATGATCTGTATTGAATATTAAGGTTTATCCCACCATAAACGGGTGCTTAAAGCATCAGGACCTTGAGCCGCTACAGCAGCATCATAGTTCGTCTTGTTCAAGTCACTTTCCGTTTTAGGGTATGCTTGTCTTCTTGGAATTTGTTTATCCGCATTTGCAGCATCACGAGCCGGAACTAAAACTGGGTAACCAGTTCTTCTCCATTCTGCCCATGCCTCATAACCATTGTTCATATAGAAATTTAACCATTTTTGGGTTTGAATTTTCTCTAATTTTTGGTTGTGGGTTAAAGCAGCGGTTAACAAAACATTAGGTTGTGCCTCATAAGTTAATTTATTCGCAGCTGTAATAGTAACAGCTGGAGTAGCATTTGTTGAAACCTGAATAGCAGCCCATTGATCCATAGATGCATCAATACCTTTGATATACCAATTAATCATTTCAGCATCACCACCAGGGATCCAACCTTCTAAAGCAGCTTCAGACATTGTAAAGCACATTTGAGAATAGGTTGTTAACTGTAACGGGAAAACGTTGCTGTAAATTGCCCTTCCTAATAATGCTCCATCAACACCAGCAGTATACTGATCTGTAACACCATATGGAATTCCTTTATAAGCAGCTGGAGTTCCAACGGTTCTAGAGAAAATAGGCAAACGTGGGTCAGCATTAACCACCATGTTTTTATCAACTACAGTTTGCGAAACACCATAATCTATACGACCGTTTCTTACATAGTTTGTATACCAAGGGCTCTCATAAGTTGAATTTGCCTGATAAGCAAAAATTGCATTATCAGCATTAGAAGTCATTAAGCCAGCAGCTACTGCTTCTGTAAATGCCACTTTGGCGGTAGCAACATCCTCAGTTTTCATCATTCTTAAAGCAACGATCGCCCTTAAAGAATTTGCCCATTTTTTCCATTTAGTGATATCACCACCAAACAAAGGATCATTAGGCTGCGCTGTTGTTATTTGCAACGGAGCTTCTTTAAGTTCTTTCAAAAGATCATTATAAATGAATTTCTGCGTATCAAATTTAGGCTGAGTATTCAATAAACCTAAACCTGATTCAGTGTAGGGAACATTACCCCATCTATCAGTTATCTGAAGCATTAAAAAGGCTTTCAAGATCCTGGCATGACCAATCTGGTTAGCATTGCTACCATTATCTGTTACTTCCTTAGTTGCCTTTGTAGCAGGATCTGTATTTAACTTAATAATACGCTGTAAATCTTGTACAGGACCTGAATAGATTCCATCATACGAGTATTGGATCTGCGAATACCTCGACTCATTGGTATAAATAAATTCTGCCATGTGCTGCACATACAACAAACCTGCCGCACCATTCGGAACACCTCTTGTTCCAATAACCGCACTGGCGAACAAGAATTTCGTGCTTGGAGATAACGGCGTATTTGGATTCGTATTTAAATCTCCGAAATCCTTTTTACAAGCTGATAAAAAGCTCGCACCCGCCATCATCAATAATATATATTTTTTAAATTGATTTTTCATCTTTCCTGTCCTTAAAATTATAATGAAAATTTAACGTTGAAACCAACTGTTCTGGTTCCTGGAAGTTGAGCTGTATCAATCCATGAAGATTGTAATTCTGTTGGATCAATACCTTTCACTTTACTATAAATCAGCCATAAGTTCTGTCCGATAACCGAAACGTCAATTCTTTGGAATGGCAATTTCTTAAATAAAGTTTTTGGAAGGCTATAGGTTAATGAAACCTCTCTTAGTTTAACATAAGAAGCATCATAGATCCAGTTTTCAAAAACATTCTGCAATCTGGTTTCATAAAGTTCTCTTGCATCTACATAAACGGTATTAGGTAAACCAGTAGTTGCATTAATACCCTCTAACCTGATACCACCACCATTAGCCGGATCGTCTCTTTTAGGCTTACCTTTATCATTTAAGCCTACTGTTTCTTCAGATAAACCTGAACCTGCAGTGATCATTTTCGTTAAAGAAAGTAATTTACCTCCATTTTGAAAATCCAATGATCCACCTAAGGTAAATTGTTTGTAAGTGAAAGATGTTGCAAAACCACCAGTAAATTTAGGCAGGATACTACCTAAATCCATATTGTCTTTCAATACATAGAAACCATCATCATCAATTAATTTATTTCCGTTGGCATCTTTAACAATACCCTGTCCGGTTATAAATCCAGAAGCCTCGCCAACTTTAGCATTTAATGATGCGGATGGAGAGCCTACAAATCCAAATGATCCGGCAGATCCATCGATTCCACCTAAAATGTTATCAACACCTGGTGCTAAAGCAATAACTTTGTTTTTATTAATACCTATGTTAAAATCAGCATTCCAGGTGAAGTCTTTGCTTCTGATTGGAGTACCTCCCAAAGTGATCTCATAACCATAGTTTTTGATGTTACCTGCATTGATGGTACGCTGAGTGTAACCAGAAGAGCCAGGGGTAGTTACATTGATGATCTGATCTTTAGTCTGTCTTGAATAGAAGTTAAAATCACCTCTCAAGCGGTCTTTAAAGAACCTTAATTCAGCACCAACTTCATAAGCTGTAGATAAAGCGGGTTTTAATTCCGGATTTGGGATTAAGTTCGCTACTGATTGTGAAGGGTAGATTACACTAGATTTGCTGTAGTTGGTGGTTGCCAAAGGAAATGTTTCAGCCAGGGCATAAGCGCCAACATCTGTACCAACACGGGCAACTGAAGCACGCAATTTACCAAATGATAATGCTTTGAAATCTTTAGTAAATTCAGAGAAAATGAATGAACCTGATGCACCACCATACCAGTAAGAATTATTAGCTGTTGGTAAAGTTGAAGTTACATCGTTACGTAAGTTCAAATCCAAAAATAAATAGTTTTTATAACCTAATGTAGTATAGGCATACAAACTGTTTACCTTTCTACGGCTAAAAGAGTTTGTAGCAGATTTTTCATTTAATGAGTTCGAAACGTTGTATACATTTGGAACAATAAATCCACCAACAGTTCCTGTTGCCACGTTATTGTTGTCTTGAGTCATCAACTCGCCATATAAAGCTGCCTTCAAAGAGAAAGAACCGAATTCTTTGTCATAAGCAAGGTTTGCTAAATAGTTGGTTTCTGAGAATTTTGTTGATGCACTGCTAAATGCAGGTGTATTTAAAGTAAATGAAGCTGTCCTTCCATCTGAATTTACGTTAGTTACGTTAGTTCTAGCAATTACCGAAGCTTTTAATCCAGAACCTATATCATAAGTTGCACTTGCACTACCATAAATTCTTTGAATAAAACTCTCAGATAAGTTCTTGTAAACCTCTACGTATGGGTTATCCCAGAATTTTGGTGTTAAGTTATCTGGACCAGAAATGTTCCAAGTGGTGAAAGTACCATCTGGACGTTGATATCTTTGTAGTTTTTCCATTTCGATATCCCTGTGGAACCACTGGTTAAATGAACCAGCAGTTTGGGTACCGTAACCTTCTCTTGGAATATTAAATCTTTTCTCGTAAACATAATTGAAGTTACCATTTACAGATAATCTATCGCTTAGATTGGTTGTATTGTTGAAAACAACCCAATTTTTTTGCTGACTTGAGTTTGGAGAAACACCACTTCTGGTTAAGTTAGTGAAAGAGAAACGGGTTGTAGAGTTATCGCTCGCTTTTGATAAAGCAACAGATGTGTTATTTGCGATACCAGTATCATAGAAGTTTTTAACGTTATCTGGTTGAGCAACCCAAGGTTTAGTTTTTCCGTACTCTGGATCGGTTGGATCGAAAGCATACCAAGGAGCATAAGGTTGTCCATCAAATTTTGGACCCCAGCTTTCATCAATTGAAAAATCGTAATATCTCGCACCGTTCAATACCGAATTTGCGCTTCCTGCCGGAGCAGTATAAGTAAGCCATGTTTGACCGTTACCACCACCATATTCATTTTGATATTTAGGTAAAATGTAAACATTCTCAAATGTTGTAGAATGGTTCACATCTACCCCAATACCAGATTTTTTAGATGCCTTTTTA
Proteins encoded:
- a CDS encoding SusD/RagB family nutrient-binding outer membrane lipoprotein — its product is MKNQFKKYILLMMAGASFLSACKKDFGDLNTNPNTPLSPSTKFLFASAVIGTRGVPNGAAGLLYVQHMAEFIYTNESRYSQIQYSYDGIYSGPVQDLQRIIKLNTDPATKATKEVTDNGSNANQIGHARILKAFLMLQITDRWGNVPYTESGLGLLNTQPKFDTQKFIYNDLLKELKEAPLQITTAQPNDPLFGGDITKWKKWANSLRAIVALRMMKTEDVATAKVAFTEAVAAGLMTSNADNAIFAYQANSTYESPWYTNYVRNGRIDYGVSQTVVDKNMVVNADPRLPIFSRTVGTPAAYKGIPYGVTDQYTAGVDGALLGRAIYSNVFPLQLTTYSQMCFTMSEAALEGWIPGGDAEMINWYIKGIDASMDQWAAIQVSTNATPAVTITAANKLTYEAQPNVLLTAALTHNQKLEKIQTQKWLNFYMNNGYEAWAEWRRTGYPVLVPARDAANADKQIPRRQAYPKTESDLNKTNYDAAVAAQGPDALSTRLWWDKP
- a CDS encoding SusC/RagA family TonB-linked outer membrane protein; its protein translation is MKKLLQSLFVLMFVAITAMAQERTITGTVTSAEDNIPLPGVSVKAVGSQAVATTGGDGKYSIRINSSVTAIQYSYIGFTSKTIDVTPSSKLVNVALAPDSKSLADVVVVAYGTQKKESITGSVSTISSKDLENRTVTNITAALQGSAPGISVGASNGQPGSSATIRIRGFGSFSASNTPLYVLDGSVYDGSIGDINQNDIESISVLKDASSSALYGSRGANGVIIITTKRGKSLQPSINASIVQGFSERGIPEYERVNAQEYYPLVWQGIKNNLMYNASPALSESAASLKASTDVFTNLVYNPFNVPGAQVVGTDGKLNPNASLLYNDFDWYDAMARQGKRTDANLNFSGKTEKSDFFVSMGYLNDQGFNIMSDYQRFNARINVNTQVKSWLRTGLNVSGSSTTANTANDSATGSGSSFINAFSFTRGIGPIYPVHAFDATGKPIMNSLTGEQWYDYGNHPGAVARPQGASPGRHVVYETLLNEYLTRRNQVSARTYVEVKFLKDFTFTPTFSVDLRNNNGSTYWNPIVGDGVTQNGYKSQNTNTIRSYTFNQILNYKKTFGDHAITALVGHENYDYNYRTFNASRTGLILQGNTEFANFVTANSSGGQADNDHIESYFSKASYSYKDKYFFDASLRRDGSSRFSPQSRWGTFYSLGGSWSINKDFLKDVSWLDDLRAKVSYGEVGNNAILTSSGGNEYYADRAFYDLGWNNGAEPGALLTSAANPLLKWESQNTFNSGLSFSFLKRRVYGEFEYFKKTVNDLLFSVPQPLSDPVTSINQNVGAMYNSGVELMLGADIVRTQNFNWNLTTNWTILKNKVTKLPAETPTIVSGTKRREVGYDYYQFWLRQYAGVDPTDGAALYIPDPKQTITAANKRTVNGVEYTINQSNAVFDRSGSAIPDLMGSFTNSFSYKNLSLSVLVNYQIGGKFYDSTYQGLMSTGSYGSALHKDLLNAWTQTNTTSNIPRADFGNSTNINATSTRWLIDASYLAIRNVNLSYSLPKAWLSKIDVNSARLFVTGENLQLFSKRKGLNPSESFDGVNANVYPQARILSVGLNASF
- a CDS encoding SusC/RagA family TonB-linked outer membrane protein — encoded protein: MKKLLQSLFILMFVAITAMAQDRTITGTVTASDDKKPLPGVSVKVKGAQGGAVTGADGRYSIRVTGAATGLTFTYLGYIAQTVPLSSNSINVALNPDATTLSEVTVTSALGVKRSERSIGTAQQQLTAEKISPTKIADINTAIAGKIAGTQISGGSGAKFGTSTIRIRGINSLGGGNPIYVVDGVITSPDGVNPDDVETLNVLKGPGATALYGQRGSEGAVVITTKKASKKSGIGVDVNHSTTFENVYILPKYQNEYGGGNGQTWLTYTAPAGSANSVLNGARYYDFSIDESWGPKFDGQPYAPWYAFDPTDPEYGKTKPWVAQPDNVKNFYDTGIANNTSVALSKASDNSTTRFSFTNLTRSGVSPNSSQQKNWVVFNNTTNLSDRLSVNGNFNYVYEKRFNIPREGYGTQTAGSFNQWFHRDIEMEKLQRYQRPDGTFTTWNISGPDNLTPKFWDNPYVEVYKNLSESFIQRIYGSASATYDIGSGLKASVIARTNVTNVNSDGRTASFTLNTPAFSSASTKFSETNYLANLAYDKEFGSFSLKAALYGELMTQDNNNVATGTVGGFIVPNVYNVSNSLNEKSATNSFSRRKVNSLYAYTTLGYKNYLFLDLNLRNDVTSTLPTANNSYWYGGASGSFIFSEFTKDFKALSFGKLRASVARVGTDVGAYALAETFPLATTNYSKSSVIYPSQSVANLIPNPELKPALSTAYEVGAELRFFKDRLRGDFNFYSRQTKDQIINVTTPGSSGYTQRTINAGNIKNYGYEITLGGTPIRSKDFTWNADFNIGINKNKVIALAPGVDNILGGIDGSAGSFGFVGSPSASLNAKVGEASGFITGQGIVKDANGNKLIDDDGFYVLKDNMDLGSILPKFTGGFATSFTYKQFTLGGSLDFQNGGKLLSLTKMITAGSGLSEETVGLNDKGKPKRDDPANGGGIRLEGINATTGLPNTVYVDARELYETRLQNVFENWIYDASYVKLREVSLTYSLPKTLFKKLPFQRIDVSVIGQNLWLIYSKVKGIDPTELQSSWIDTAQLPGTRTVGFNVKFSL